The Silene latifolia isolate original U9 population chromosome X, ASM4854445v1, whole genome shotgun sequence genome contains the following window.
GTGCTTAGCCCAACTATCCTGACCCGTGATATAAAGTGCTTTCGTCTCCACGTTAGAATATATATGCCAAAGACATAGCAAGTGAGACGAATCGGGAAAAACAATGGGGATCGCGTTCAACAAACCTCCCTCGCAATCAGTAACAATAGCATTAGGTTGAACGGCATCATTGAGCGGGGCCTTCGGATTTCCGTAGGACCCACGAGATATTTCTCCTCGGACTCATGCGTCACAAGAGCATACGCGATGACAAAGCTCTTCCCGACGGGTGTGACTCCAACCATCtcaacaagcggaagacggtatTCATTTGTCTTGTACGTGGAATCGATCTGTACCACATAATAGTATGATCGAAACATCTTAACGGCTTCTGGATGAGCCATGAACACGTGGGTTAGCTCATCGGTCTCGATCGGTGACCCAATAATGAACGTACTTATCTTTGAACCGCAAGTGCTAACATCGTTGTGTCGGGTTTCTCCCATCTCTTTCCTCGGCCCTTACTTTCTGAGAACGATTGTAGATTTGTCGCCGATTAGGTCTTGACTTTTCCGGATTCGCCGATGCAAACCCGCACTAATAATTGCCGGTCTAACGTGAGCTCTAACTTGGGCATCGATATAAGccaactcctcgtcatcaaactttgcaaagtatgtgtcgccgtcacaatacaacgttaaaccatgattatgaaacccggatctcatcacaagctgccacttattctcttctaattcaacaactttcattgaaaatttgaaattgcaccacgcggtagccgtgttacccctcattaaagaatcgacatccttatttacgggaccttttccacccatccgacaacacaaaataacgttgtctcaaattcgtgttacgaccaactttcttgttgcttgctctttttataccaaacccgagtcggagcccgatctcatatgcccaattaaacgcttcaatactggatgcaaagaacaagctagtcttaaaatgatctgagtaatcaataccgtctccatcgttaatcacctgcgcacgcatttcgataatttagttattaattaattattagcTACGGAACGAGTCGgagtaaataaaaaataatataaaaataatacaaagacggtaattagttattttataCAAAACATGTCGGAAATATTAAAGataaattgttttataatatAAAGacggtatttaattattttaaatgttttatacaaaaaaagacggaaataaattattttaaatgttttatacaaaacgagtcggaaacaaacaaaaaaaaaaaaaaaaaaaaaaaaaaaaaaaaacacgggctgggccttggacgaaggatTATTTCGTCAAAACCGTGCCTGGACGAAAAAACCCTTCGTCCataatgggccttggacgaaggatTTTTTCGTCTGGGGCCTGGTTTTGGACGAAAAAAatccttcgtccaaggcccattatGGACGAAGGGTTTTTCCGTCCAAAACCAGGTCTGGACGAAAAAGTTCTTCGTCCAGGCCcagttcgtttatttatttatttttttttttttttcaattgcattttcaaataaatccgtcacaaattctatcataattccgtctacattcatggcatctatcctaattcgggattcaaacgataataaaacataaatttttaacaaaactaaatcgtaaactaacctcgttactagcttcattgttggaatcgttgttaaaatcgttccggttcatgttgttaattacaaaacccgacttttttttttgtttgaaatattttagtgagacggtgacttgtgttttagtgagacggaaattgcatttttgttttgagacggaaattgcattttggtgagacggatatggagttatgatatggagggcaaacttggaaatttacgttaattgtcgacgatatttagtaatttgtcgacgacgtATAGCAGGACCCAATAACTTTTGTTTCTCCCTCCCGAACTCTCAATTGACTAAACCCTAACTCTCTCCTTTGTAAAGCTGCGCTTCATCATCTCCTCTGTAATTAAGgtaattttcgatttttttgacggtttttttttattgttggtGACAATTGCTTTGATTATTTTTCACTTGATTAGTGTTTTAATGTAAATTTCCACCTGAGCTTTCTGAATGTTATTACGATTTCTGTCATAGGATAGTATGTTTACGTGCCGGAATCAGTAGCGGAACTAGGATTTTTAGTTGAGGGCGAAAAACTAGTACTCGCTCCATCgcattcatttgtttatcttttctattttttatgaggattattttaattaaagataaacaaatgattgagacggagggagtaatacatAAGGTAAACTAGCAAAAATATCGAGATTTTTAATTAAAACTTTCAATTTCCCCCCTAGCTTTATTGTGCCAGATTGATTAGCTACATTGTAGGCTTGTAGCAATCTCAAGGAAgttatataaatttttttttttttagaatttgGGAATGCTCGAGTTTAAGGGCACTTTCGAGCTAGTTTGCTTACTGTGTTATATGTCTATCAGCGGCAAAACGATAAAAATGTGAATTTTTGATTTTATCGAAGTTATTCTGTTGCATTCTTAACTCTGAAATATTGATCTGACTCTGGCATTGCTCCTGAATTTAGATTGTAGGTTGATTATACGATGGTCACTATAATTTACTTCCTCCGTTCCAataatttgtctacttctcttACTCTTTGTGAGGgattttaatcaaaagtaaacaaatgaatgagatggAGGGGGTAGTAAAAATGTTAAGAGTTTGAGCAAATTGTATTGACGGTATGATTCAGATATGAGGTTTTCAAAGTAGATTAGCTGGATACCCAACAAGGTCTATGAAGGGTTTCCTTTAGATTGGCCATATAGTCATGTCTATGAATGCAAGCTCTGTGCTGCCCCCTTTCTCCGGTTGACGGTTtagcaaacaaaacaaaaaagcaTGTATGTTTTCACCATCTTGTTAGAGAGATGGTATCAAAATGCCTTGAGAGCGATAAAAGTCTGCTACTGTTGTAAGCTCAATTGATTGATTTTTAGGGATGTTGTAGAGAGCGCATCTAGAGTTATTGAACTAGATAGATCCAGTATTAGTCTGTGAGATAATTCTTGAAATTAGATGGTTTGCTTTATGTTTGAAGAATCAATCATTTTCTTAAGATCTAGAGCCTACGACTTAATACTTAATTCGTTACTGTCCTAGCTGCTTTCCCTTAAGGAGGTCCCATACTCGCATGGATAACTTTATATGGTCTCTGCAGTTACTCGGTGTCTTCTCAATGTCTTTGACTATTATCAACAACATATTCCGTTGTTCAGAGGATTATGCGAGATTAAAATGCTACGGAATTtgtttattaattaatatattttagCCTGTTGAGAAACCAATCTTGGGTGTCTTATGCTGATGTTACACGTACTGCGTCATTAATATGACTGGTATATTTCTAACGTTTTGGATGTGCTTGGGTATTGTAGAAACCATACTTTGCTTCTAGACTGCTGCAAAGTAGGGATAAAAGAGAAAGATGAGGCTGCTAACACACAACATGCTATCGTCAAACATAAAGGGAGTGGTAAACGGGTTCCCTTTGAAAATAGAGGCAGGAAATGTCGTGGAGAAGCAGGTTGATTTGAACATTGACTTTCTTAAGAACATTTTCTCCAAGATTGAGTGGAAGGCCTTCGTTGATGCTGCCAAGACGTTGGGGTACTCTGAACTTCCAGAAGATGCCGAGTCTTCTCTACTCGACAACCAAGATTTTGCCGGCAAATTCCACCATGCTTTGCTCGAGCTTCACCTTGAAGAAGGTGCCCTCATTTGCCCGGAAACTGGACGCAAGTTCCCTGTTACCAAGGGCATCCCAAATATGCTTCTTCATGAGGACGAAGTTTGATTATTCAGTGTCTTTGTTAGATATATGCTCTCTGTTTGAAAACGCGCTCCCTAAAAGCTAAGATGTTAGGTTTGTTTGCCAGTTTAGTGGTCTGTATGTTATATTTCACTGAACACAGATGCCGCGTCTCAAATTTAAATCCGAAATATTTTTGAAATGGCtcctcattttattttattttggcgtGGAGAGGGTTAGACGTGTGCAACTTTTACCTTAATGATAACAATATGGACGACAAATAGATGACCTATGATAAACATCGACTCAAGTTTTGCGAGTGATGGTTAATTAGAACAACTAGCTTAATGAATCATTTTGCTGATGTCCACAAGGTTGGTTCGTGTAATGTCTTCAAAGGGCTTGTGGCGCCCGTTTTGAAGACGACAGATTTtgaatactccctctgtcccggtcatttgttgtctttttccatttttgggtgtctcagtcatttgttgtcctttttatttttagaatgaatttgatgagtaatttgatcatttacactagatttattccacttgtcatttagtaattgaccccctCCCCTTtttttggtctttgtgccaaaaccaaaggacaacaaatgaccgggacggagggagtaccatTCAGTGACCTTTTGGAAACACGAATAGTATAGGATGGGTATAATCAAAGCCTTGCAACTAATCACACCACATTGCGGAGAAACCCACAAGGCCGAGAAAACAGATTTCTATGTACTACAGCTGATATATTCAACTCCAGCTCAGGTAAAACAAACTCCTATGAAAAACTGGCAGGAGAAAAAAAATGAACACGAAATGATCAAACAGATTCCCAAAGTGGAGtatcattttcatttgtttactacTGGTATTGGCTGCTTGCTGCTCCGGTCCGAAATTCTGGAGACCAACATCAGCGCAAAAATCATCATCATACTGTAGTACTATACATGAGATGAGATACGTCCATGAACCCACCGTCTGCCTAAACTTGATAGAGATTTCTGTAAATGACATTCGACATAGtcaatttaaacatgcaattgaATTCCAAAAAAACAATGAGAATTTCAACTACAAAATTCGCGCGAATGTGTAATGTGTGGTGTGTGGATAATGTGCAATTTACACCCAACGACTTGGTTTGTTTGTTTGGTGTCGTATCTTAAGATTTTTGTGTTATGTTGTTGTGGGCGAAATCGAAATGATAACTTCTCGAGTTATGGCCATTAGCTAATCGATATCTTATTTTCAAAAGTTAGTTGACGTGAGTGATAAAAATTCTTATTTATGCTTTATTAGATCGATTTCTAACTTTGTTAATAATATAAATTTTTTAAATCTGATAAGGGTTTATTTATTAAACTAACAAGATATTTTATATGGGTTTGTTGtatcaatgtcggcggaagatacTTTTGTAGAAAAAAAAGGGGGTTTTCTAAAATATGCCCAATATGCACATGTTAAGATGTTAAGAAAGAAAAGATTTACATCAATAATTCTctaaggcctcgtttggttgTCATACGGGAATTAATATCCCATGATTTTACAAAACACGTGAATTggccaattcatgtgaattggccaattcatgtgaattgcccAAAACTCGTTTGGTTGACATCCTGGAATTAAATTGACACAGGAGTTTCCAATTACATAGGGAGGGCTAGGTAATTAaactcctccattatggaggagttGGGAATTCATGGGAAAAAGAAAATCCCATGATTTGGGGTAACCAAACATCCCTCATTTTTCcaaatcatgggattttccaaTTCACCCATTTTTAAGAGGGCAACCAAAGGAGAcctaaggggttgtttggttgccttcTAAATTCATAGGAATTGGAAAATCATGGGAAGTAGGTAAATGAAGGTTTGTTTGGTTGCCCAATTCATGGGAAGTAGAACTTCCTATGGAACTCCAATTCCTACATAATGTAGGAAGTCACTTACCTAGCCCCCCTAAGTAAGTGGGAGTTCCTACATGAATTCAAGTTCCTACATCCAACCAAACAAGATTTCTATAATTCACATGATTTTCAACTTCATATGAATTTAATCTTTCCGGGAATTCTATCTTCCCATGGTGAACCAAAATAATGAGTGGTTTGGATTTCAATTTCTCATGATATATtgatgtaaattttttttttttagcatcTTAACATGTGCCTATTtgacacattttagaaaaacccaaaaaaaaaaagaaattatctCACTTGTTAAAGATTTAATTAGAAAATAATACTAGTAATTTAGTTGCATCTATGGTCTATCGGAAGTGAAACCTAGGTATATTGCTTGGAAGGCAATTATTCTAACCAATGGACTATGCAATCTTTCTTTATCCGTTTTTAGATTAAAACAGTTTAAATAACAATTCACCAATAGATGGGACAAACTTTTCCTAATTCTTGGACACTTTGTTTTTTTGTCTCGTCTATCCTGTTTGACTCGTTTTATGTTTACAAGAATTTGTATTCATTTATAGCTATCTAAAGACATCTCCTCTTTGGATTGTTTTATGTTCAAAGAGAATTGGATGGAGAGGCATGGTTACTTGTCAACAAGGGCATACATACACAATTATGCAAGTGTTCTTGTTAATTCAACATGGCTATGCATTCTTCGTTTTATGGCCTCTAAAGACACATACATGCTCTCAAGGCTACAATATCTTCTTGTGATTGTTGGTCGTGGCCATGGCTATAAAGTTCCATACCTATTCAGAGAATCGACTCGATTTGTGTTTGAAACAAGAATGGGacttttattgtattgcttgttaTGTACTCCGTATGTTGGTAGGAGGATGTACTTCGAAAGACTTGGGACAAACACATGCCTAACCAAAAATTAACACCTAATTAGCTTTTCTAATACATTGCATACATATCCCTTATTTAAAGGTTTATTACTTTATGTAAAAACTCGGCTACGACTCTGAAACTCTCTTCACCCTCCTTACGCATTTCACTTCTATTTAGTGTGCATCGAGCTCCTTCTTCCAGTTCTTCTATATGCTTGTATACTTTTATTACTGGTAATTCATTGAGCGTTGACTCATTAACATCATCTCGGGTTACTTCTACTCTAATAAATTTCAGATCATCTCTTACCTGCAAGTAGAATCGAGAGACTCTATGAAAGTCCCGAATAATTTGTTCATTATCTTTTTCACTTTcataaaacaaaacaataaagtCCAAATTCGGAGTCCTCTCGAATTCCGCCAACTGTTCCAATGACATAACTTCAACCAAATCTTTCGTGTTATATGTTTCTCCATTCGCCAAATATATAGGTACTACAGGATGAAATACAACCCATTTGTCAACAGGTTGAGAAGAATTTCGCAACACGTAAATATAATCTTTCTCGCCAGAATCATCTCCTATAGAAGTTTTTAACTGCCAATAGTACTTGATCGATTTGTTAGGGAAAGCATAAAAACCAAAACCTACTAACAACATTGAATGATTGTTCGCATTTTTGGCCTTTTGCATTAGATACGGATCAACCAGTCCCCCGTTATAACAACTGAAAAGTGATGGCGGACAATTTAAGGAAACTACAACTGGTTGCCTTATCAGATAGCTTTTTATATGAGCATCGCAATTTGGAACTGTCTCCCATTCGTCAATTTGGTAACGATGGCCATTTTCCGATTTCCCCTTAACTAATTCAGCATTTAAATCAATAGGCATCACGGAATCCTCAACAATTCCTTCTTTTACAATCCACTCAAAAGCCATCGGGGCCGTGTATCCTTTGCTATTAATATCGTGACAATTTTTGATCACTTCCATTGCCGACAATTTAGGAATATTAGCACCAGTTTTCAAGTTGATAACTGCACGAGTCGCTTCCGAAACAGTTAAGCCATAACATACACAATTTTCCTCTTGATGTACCATATGATTAGGACATAGGGCACTTTCACTATAGACAGAACAAGGCCAAGAAAATTCGTCAACACGGATTGCGCCGGATGTATCTATTAGATAGTTTAACGTCCTATTACTTGCCATTCTCTTACGTAGCTACCTTTATGTGAGACGTCCGCCTcaatagaaaaaaaaagaagagagacGGAGTATTTCGACGAATACTAACAAGAATTATGAGATATAGAAGATATAAAATATAGAAAGACTAGAGTTTTAGAGGATCTCAAAAATATACTCTATATTATGTTACTTGGAAATCAAGTGTAATAATATAATACTAACAAAGTTATAGAAAGAATAATAGGAAAATATCCTTTATAAATTGAAAAGATATGCTCACATGTCACAATTCACAGCCTTATTTTCCTTGGTACCTAAGTTTATTGAAAtcacaatttaaaaaaaaaagtggtaGGATAGAGTTTAGTGGTTAAAAGTTGGGTGAAATTCCAAGGAGACACGGGTTCAAGCCTCCCGAAGGTAGTGGTTGCGGGTTCCCTcgtcacaaaaaataaataatgattaaagataaaatgagtacatttattaagtaaataggtacgaaattactatgccATGATAAACAACAAAAGGatcacgaaatacaaataaaagggtacggaaGATCCGTCTCTCAGTAATttattgaaagaccgtctctcATAAGTTTTAGTGATTTTCCTTGATGATCGAATTGAACTGAATTGTCATGCTTGCTGGTTGTTCAATGCTAATATCCACAATCCATGTATCACAAATTATAGAACATAATAAGACCGGTTTTACCGTGTGAGACACTCCATTTATGTGAAAGAATCATTCATCTATTACtaataaatgatgattaaatGAATTGTATCGTTTTTACGTAATGAGACCGTCTCATAGTGTAAAACCGTCTCATGCAATAGTTACGTACTATCCATGCATAAGATGCAGATGCATTGATCAAATGTCAAGAAAGACTAAAGTAATGAACTGTACTTGGTTGTTACTGAAATTGTAAAATACAAATTTGAAAACAAAAATTAATTTTATAATCTTAGAAATTTGTGAAATTCCTAGTATCAAATGATCCAGAAAAGTAAGGATCCCATTCATGTTCCTCTAATTTTCCAAGCCATCTATACTTCCAAGATTGCGTCTCATCATACTCGAAACTGTCACTTTTTCCTGCCTTCATATCGTCTTTGATCCTCTCTACTCTGTGGAGCACCCCTTTTATCGTTTCATCAAACGCGTCTTCTAATGTCTCAAGTCTGCACCTTGGATCAGCATATACTATCTTTGGTATTAACTTTATGATTTGTTCCCTCATTTCGACAACTTTCTGTGGCGGTATCTTCTCCAACACGGTTTGTATGCTTACTTTTCCGTCTCTTATGTCATACATAGAGATAAATACTGAGTATTTAGTGAAGTCGTGAGGGAAATGCCATAAGTATTGGATGTAAGCTGAACCTGGATGGAAGAAAACAGGAATGCAACCTGCAAGAATCGAGTCGAATGTTGATCTCCTAGTGTATGAATCCCCTGGAGGTTGCAAACAAAATTCAGCATTTTGGAATGTCTTCATTAATTCCGCCGGTTTATGGCACTTGTTTTTCCAATTATTGCAATGTATCATCATACATTTTCTTGACTTTTCGCATTGGTTTATCAACTGGTTCCTGATTGAGTCGGGTCTGTCGGGTCTTGGAGCTCCGGCAAAGCAAAACAAGTTTTTTCTTTTCTGTCTTCTCATCCGATTTTGCCATTCAAACACTTCATCGTCATTTCCCGGGTGAAAATAAGTAGGGTAAGGTATTCCGAAATCATTATTATTCCACGGTGATGACTCGATTACCAAACCCGTCATGTTTTTTACTTCCGGTAAATAAAGAAATTTAGTCCCCCAGTCGGGATCCTTTGAATTTGCTGACCGCCTAAAATCCCAAGTAATCCGACCTGCAACAAAGAAATGGTCTCTACCTGACCATCTCTTCCACTCGGGCTTCCTCTTCAAAAGCTTCACGAGCTCAAACCCGCTTGAATCCCTTACATTCGAGTCTGTATTCCACAAATGTCGCGCCACATCAAGCCCCGTGTAAAATGGGACAAAGATAGCCGATGCTTTAGATGAATCAGTTGTCAAACAATCATATTGTTTCATTCTATTATGAAAAATCACCTCTAGTAAGAACTGATTTGTAGCAAACCACCCGTGTTCAGAAAAAACTCGGTCCGAGTTAGGAAGACTAGGGCCTAACCCGAAATTCCTCACATATTGGCACATATCCATCCACAAGTCAAGAGATTTGCAATCCCTTAGTAAATCCAAGTTAAATCTTCTAGGAAGAGTATGTATGTATACGTACCGGCCTGAACATGACTTTTCATCATACGTCCTTTCCGTGACACACTTCCTTGGTGGCGGAGGTGGTGgagacggtggtggtggtggaggtggtggcgGTGGAGGGGATAAATTTACGTTTCCCTCCACCGCCTTATTCAATTCTTGTCTCGGATTAGACTCAAAACTCCCTTGTTGCATGCTTGGCAAATTCTTAGGCCTCCTCCTTTTgggtttcccttttctttttcgcTTCTTCGGAATCGGATTTTGTTGTGTTATTTCATTTGGTACCACCTTTGTCTTTGTATTTTCTTCACTTGGTTGATCATGTTCATGCTCATGATCTATAAGATCGTGTATATTCACATTTAATAACCTATCAATTTCCTCATCATCTTTTTCCCCTGTTTTTTCCTCTGCTTTTTTATCCAATATTTCTTCTTGTACATTTTcactattattaatattaatttgatcattatTTATAGTGTCATTAGTGTTAATATTGTAATTCGGATTTGATATAACATGAACAGGTTCTACATAATCTAAATAATATACATAATATTTTGCTAATGATGCTACACTTTTAATCAAAGAAGTATAATTAAGACAAATTAAAACTAACCATATTGTGAATAATGACATAACTATTACCCAAATTTTGCTCCTAAATATTCCCATGGCTGATTTCTTAACTTGTAACGGGTCGCGTCGCGGTTTCCGATTTATCATCTACCTTAACAAGATGAGTTAAATTGCAGTTTTTGGAGGACATAAGATTTGGTTCAGTTGTATCATGAATGATAAAAATGACTATGTAAGGGAAATAATAAAAGGAGTTACAATTATGGGAATTTTGTAATAATTTTGGAAATGTGTGATATGTGTGTATTGGCATTATGAATTTGCTTAATTTTCTGTTTTTTGGATCTTGAATTTAAGCAAAAAAATAGTGAAGTGAGCTGAATAATTCAATGtacattgtattttgtatcaaaCTTGACAAACATGTAATTACCTTTTTTTGTAACTAATGGTGTACGTAGTACTGAAGACACTTGATTAAAAGATGAGAGCCTTTATCACTCACATCAGTCATCTTTAATAAGTAAATAATAAACTTATTTACATAATATTCTTAACATATTCTAAAATTATATGCGTCTTAAGTTTAAAATACGGGGAAGTGGTAAACTAGCCCCTTAAGTTTGTATCAATGTGAGAATAACCTCCTTAACTTTATTTTGGTGTAAACAACCCCCATGACTTTGTAATAAAGTGAAATCAAGACCCTTTTACTTTTCCGATCAAAATCTCGCCGGATTGTTAATTTATCACCAATATTACGTATAATTGCTCATAATTTAACACCGAGATTTGGGTGCAACCTTTACAAAATTAAATTGCTACGTCCGTAAACAACTGGCTCGAGGAAAACAAGGAAAGTTGATATTGATATCGCCTCTTTGAGAATGGAATGTCATGACATCATTTAGTTTAAATCTCTGAATCATCTGTAACAATGGAACTCTCCTCGCTCGCTTATTTAAgaataaatttatttatttgGCAAAGTtgagaaaaggaaaaaagaagtGATAATGTTGGTGTTGAGTGTTCTAGGTTAGACAAGACGAAGGAGTGGTAGGACATATGAATTGTTGGATAATGTGCTAAAATAAGGCGTATATATCTTGCGGATACATGCATTTGTATAAATATATAGAGTAGAAAGGGTGAAAATTATATGTAATATGTACAATATATGAGATATTGGTGAGAAATTGGCAATCCGACGAGATTTTGACCTTAAAAGTAGAAGGGGGCCTGATTTCACTTTAGAGCAAAGTTAAGGGGGCTGTTTACACCAGAGTAAAGTTAAGGGGATTATTCTCACATTGATGCAAACTTAAGGGGCTAGTTTACCACTTTCCTGGTTTAAAATAGGTCGGATACTACCTCATGAAGGCAGATGATATAGGAGTTTGTTCTAGGCATTTTACTTTTTTGGTTCATCCATCTATTTGTCCCGTTTAACTATTTAAAATCAATGTATCCGTCTTAAAATAAgaaattgtaattgtgattgtgattggatACAAATAAATTTGTATGGTTTTATGCCTATTTTCTACCACTTTAGACTTTAGAGTGATTTATGTCTTTTACTTAGGTTCTAGATGGATTTGTCTAAACTATAAGTAGATGTAAGAAAACCGTGTATCTCGGTTTGGTATGAAGAAAGGAGTGAATGTTATTCTTATTTTATAACTCGCGGATTTATAAGAGATAATATCATATTCATATAATGTGACTAATTTAAGTGACTTTATGTTTTAGGATATTAATATAATGTGAGTGAAACTAATATTAATATGGGTTAGTATCATTAAAAAAAGATGCTAAAATGTAAGTCCAACTACTAATATAGTCATTTGTTTTTGTTGAgtgatattttattttaattaaaggtaaaaaaaaattattgaaatGAAGAAAGTATTTAATAAGAAAACATAGAGAATTTCCATAAATAAAGTAAGTCTACTAATTGCGAcgagtagacctggcaaacagatcgggtcgtgttgggttcgtgttcgtgttacatgtaaacgggtcacaaaccctccaacccaaacccgacccaattaaatatcatgtcgtgttcgtgtcgacccacttacataaatgggtcatcaagcctcaaccctaacccgttaatttcgtgtcgggttcgtgtcgggttttcgtgtcatgtccatatttggaaagtttaagtatatttatgtgatagAGATCgcaaaaattaggattaatttagtcaacaagtcattcgtgtcgggttcgtgtttagagagctcaactcAAACCCAGCCCacttaaatatcgtgtcgtgttcgtgtcgacccacttacataaatggatcattgagcctcaacccaaacccattaatttcgtatcgggttcgtgtcgtgttttcgtgtcgtatCAT
Protein-coding sequences here:
- the LOC141621231 gene encoding xyloglucan galactosyltransferase KATAMARI1 homolog codes for the protein MINRKPRRDPLQVKKSAMGIFRSKIWVIVMSLFTIWLVLICLNYTSLIKSVASLAKYYVYYLDYVEPVHVISNPNYNINTNDTINNDQININNSENVQEEILDKKAEEKTGEKDDEEIDRLLNVNIHDLIDHEHEHDQPSEENTKTKVVPNEITQQNPIPKKRKRKGKPKRRRPKNLPSMQQGSFESNPRQELNKAVEGNVNLSPPPPPPPPPPPSPPPPPPRKCVTERTYDEKSCSGRYVYIHTLPRRFNLDLLRDCKSLDLWMDMCQYVRNFGLGPSLPNSDRVFSEHGWFATNQFLLEVIFHNRMKQYDCLTTDSSKASAIFVPFYTGLDVARHLWNTDSNVRDSSGFELVKLLKRKPEWKRWSGRDHFFVAGRITWDFRRSANSKDPDWGTKFLYLPEVKNMTGLVIESSPWNNNDFGIPYPTYFHPGNDDEVFEWQNRMRRQKRKNLFCFAGAPRPDRPDSIRNQLINQCEKSRKCMMIHCNNWKNKCHKPAELMKTFQNAEFCLQPPGDSYTRRSTFDSILAGCIPVFFHPGSAYIQYLWHFPHDFTKYSVFISMYDIRDGKVSIQTVLEKIPPQKVVEMREQIIKLIPKIVYADPRCRLETLEDAFDETIKGVLHRVERIKDDMKAGKSDSFEYDETQSWKYRWLGKLEEHEWDPYFSGSFDTRNFTNF
- the LOC141622948 gene encoding multifunctional methyltransferase subunit TRM112 homolog A-like, encoding MRLLTHNMLSSNIKGVVNGFPLKIEAGNVVEKQVDLNIDFLKNIFSKIEWKAFVDAAKTLGYSELPEDAESSLLDNQDFAGKFHHALLELHLEEGALICPETGRKFPVTKGIPNMLLHEDEV